A region from the Desulfobaccales bacterium genome encodes:
- a CDS encoding type II toxin-antitoxin system HicB family antitoxin — MSSKYRYEIIMYWSQEDQAFIAEVPELPGCAADGASYLETLANLEQIIDEWIGTAQELGRTIPEPKGRLMYA, encoded by the coding sequence ATGAGCAGTAAGTATCGCTATGAAATCATCATGTATTGGAGCCAGGAAGACCAGGCGTTCATCGCCGAGGTTCCGGAGTTACCGGGTTGCGCCGCCGACGGTGCTTCATATCTCGAAACCCTGGCCAATTTGGAACAGATTATTGACGAATGGATCGGGACGGCCCAGGAATTGGGACGCACCATTCCCGAACCCAAAGGACGGTTGATGTATGCCTGA
- the hypE gene encoding hydrogenase expression/formation protein HypE — MSRILLSHGAGGREMATLIDEVFLARYGDPNRVGDDSATVLVGSHQLAFTTDSFVVDPLFFPGGDIGRLAVAGTVNDLLTAAARPLVLSASFILEEGLEISVLQAIAESMQATAAEAGVAIVTGDTKVVPKGSADKVFITTAGVGLVLRPGVSGAAARPGDEIILTGSVGDHGTAVMLAREKLLDGEAIASDAAPLSGLVLNLLEEDCKIHAMRDPTRGGIAAALNEIARQSQVSMEIIENRVPVQPAVAAACEALGLDVFKVANEGKMLILVAPEDAAKALFIIRRSPYGETARVIGKVGEGPAGRVQVRTVIGTARILDPPSGDLLPRIC; from the coding sequence ATGTCACGAATTCTTTTGAGTCACGGCGCCGGCGGCCGGGAGATGGCGACGCTCATCGATGAGGTCTTCCTGGCCCGGTATGGCGACCCGAACCGGGTCGGCGACGACAGCGCCACCGTCCTGGTGGGTTCCCACCAACTGGCGTTTACCACCGACTCCTTTGTGGTGGACCCGCTATTTTTTCCCGGCGGCGACATCGGCCGGTTGGCGGTGGCGGGCACGGTGAACGATCTGCTCACCGCCGCGGCCCGGCCTTTGGTCCTATCAGCGTCTTTTATATTGGAGGAGGGGCTGGAAATCTCGGTTTTGCAGGCCATCGCCGAGTCCATGCAGGCGACTGCGGCTGAAGCCGGGGTGGCTATCGTGACCGGGGATACCAAGGTGGTGCCCAAGGGGTCCGCGGACAAGGTTTTTATCACCACCGCTGGGGTGGGGTTGGTGTTGCGGCCTGGGGTATCGGGGGCGGCCGCGAGGCCTGGGGACGAGATCATCCTTACCGGGTCGGTGGGGGATCACGGCACCGCGGTAATGCTGGCCCGGGAAAAACTCCTGGACGGCGAGGCCATTGCCAGCGACGCCGCGCCCCTTTCCGGGTTGGTGCTGAACCTGTTGGAGGAAGACTGTAAGATTCACGCCATGCGGGACCCCACCCGGGGCGGGATTGCCGCGGCCTTGAACGAAATCGCCCGGCAGTCTCAAGTTTCCATGGAAATCATCGAGAACCGGGTGCCGGTGCAACCCGCGGTGGCCGCGGCCTGCGAGGCGTTGGGGCTGGATGTCTTCAAGGTGGCCAATGAAGGCAAGATGCTCATCCTCGTGGCCCCGGAGGATGCGGCCAAGGCGCTGTTCATCATTCGGCGCAGCCCTTACGGGGAGACGGCCCGGGTCATCGGCAAGGTGGGCGAGGGGCCAGCGGGCCGGGTGCAGGTGCGCACCGTTATCGGCACCGCCCGCATCCTGGACCCGCCGTCGGGGGATTTGCTGCCGCGGATTTGTTAG
- the hypD gene encoding hydrogenase formation protein HypD, whose protein sequence is MKFIDEFRDQALVQELVRRLANLAEGPATVMEVCGTHTMAAARFGLKTLLPPDVKLISGPGCPVCVTAQIDLDAFLALGTEPHIILASFGDMLRVPGTNITLEGLRAQGADVRVVYSPLDAVELARQTPENHVVFFGVGFETTMPATALAIKTAAHYDLDNFSVWCVHKTMPAALKALLSSGEVRVSGLLCPGHVTTIIGAEAYDFIPAEFGLPCAVTGFEPIDMLLGIESILRQLHQGQAIVDNVYTRAVQVPANPRAQALLAEVFAPEDAQWRGLGIICGSGAGIRSTYARFDARARFPKIWENLTPPPPSACRCGEVLRGVLRPVECPLFATRCTPVQPLGPCMVSNEGACAAAYRYER, encoded by the coding sequence ATGAAGTTTATTGACGAGTTTCGGGACCAGGCCCTGGTCCAGGAACTCGTCCGGCGCCTGGCGAACTTGGCGGAAGGCCCCGCCACGGTCATGGAGGTTTGCGGCACCCATACCATGGCTGCGGCCCGCTTCGGGCTGAAAACGCTGTTGCCTCCCGATGTTAAGCTGATTTCCGGTCCCGGCTGCCCGGTGTGCGTCACCGCGCAAATAGACCTGGACGCCTTTCTGGCCCTGGGGACCGAACCGCATATAATCCTGGCCTCCTTCGGCGACATGCTCCGGGTCCCCGGCACGAACATCACCCTGGAAGGTCTGCGGGCCCAAGGGGCCGACGTGCGGGTGGTTTACTCCCCTCTGGATGCGGTGGAGTTGGCCCGGCAAACCCCTGAGAACCATGTGGTCTTCTTCGGGGTGGGCTTTGAGACCACCATGCCTGCCACCGCCCTGGCCATAAAAACCGCGGCGCACTATGACCTGGACAATTTTTCCGTCTGGTGCGTCCACAAGACCATGCCCGCGGCGCTTAAGGCGTTGCTGTCCAGCGGCGAGGTGCGGGTCTCCGGGCTGCTTTGTCCGGGGCATGTTACCACCATTATCGGGGCCGAAGCCTACGATTTTATTCCCGCCGAATTTGGCCTGCCTTGCGCGGTCACCGGCTTTGAGCCCATCGACATGCTCCTGGGGATAGAGTCGATTTTGCGGCAACTGCACCAGGGCCAGGCCATCGTAGACAACGTCTATACCCGGGCGGTCCAGGTCCCCGCCAACCCCCGGGCTCAGGCGCTGCTGGCAGAGGTCTTCGCACCCGAAGACGCCCAGTGGCGGGGGTTGGGAATCATTTGCGGCAGCGGCGCCGGGATTCGCTCAACTTACGCTCGCTTCGACGCCCGAGCCCGGTTTCCTAAAATATGGGAAAATCTTACGCCCCCGCCCCCTTCGGCCTGCCGCTGCGGCGAGGTCCTGCGGGGCGTGCTGCGTCCGGTGGAATGCCCCCTGTTCGCAACCCGCTGCACCCCGGTCCAACCCCTGGGACCTTGCATGGTCTCCAATGAGGGCGCTTGCGCCGCAGCGTATAGGTACGAGAGATAA
- a CDS encoding HypC/HybG/HupF family hydrogenase formation chaperone, with the protein MCIAIPMRLIEIDGTIAVAEVDGVTRQVRLDLLPEAVLGDYVLIHAGLAIARVDAEHAAETLSMIRTLVDEVY; encoded by the coding sequence ATGTGTATTGCCATTCCCATGCGACTCATTGAAATCGACGGGACTATCGCCGTAGCCGAAGTGGATGGGGTGACCCGCCAGGTGCGCCTCGATCTGCTTCCCGAGGCGGTGTTAGGCGATTACGTGCTCATTCACGCCGGACTGGCCATTGCCCGGGTGGATGCCGAGCATGCCGCGGAGACCCTCTCCATGATCAGGACCCTGGTCGATGAAGTTTATTGA
- the hypF gene encoding carbamoyltransferase HypF, with translation MFMAISENLARKRLQVTGVVQGVGFRPFIYRLARRHHLAGWVCNTSLCVEIEVEGSPAAVATFIGELQHQAPALARIEAVVSQATPPQGSQGFTIRESRHLKATQALIPADVATCDDCLNDITDPLNRRYQYPFTNCTNCGPRFTIIREVPYDRPHTTMAAFELCPQCRAEYEDPEDRRFHAEPTACPLCGPLVWLEQGEKRLDEEAILAAARLLKDGKIVAVKGLGGFHLAADASVDAAVQSLRARKGRVAKPFALMVRDLTEAQRLCHLGEAERVRLISRERPIVLVRRRDQSGISRHVAPNHKYLGLMLPYTPLHFLLMEHAPALVMTSGNLSEEPLVYGNDEARSKLKGMADAFLMHNRDIQVPCDDSVVRPVVGGAAIYLRRARGFVPDPIYLPLDSEPILGVGAEQKNTFCVAAQGVALLSQHIGDLDSVETFDYYQRAITHFKALCRQDPVIVAHDLHPHYLSTRYAKGLTGVRLIGVQHHHAHIAACLAENRRTDKCIGIALDGTGYGEDDTVWGGELLVADLADFTRAGHLARVRLPGGEAAVKDPKRMAAAYLYALHGDDFLSQAGQLGIDFVPLEARILHRQLAEGLNSPLTTSAGRLFDALAGALNVCRTRTYEGQPAMELEMAADENEDGFYPAAVRAQGDVLVLDTHAIFGGAVTDYLAGVATAAIAGRFHNSLVRLLADACDLVRERTGLNLAALSGGVMQNALLFSRLHQTLAERGFEVLTHTLAPPNDGAIALGQVAVAAQREGEKAKRRRGKKE, from the coding sequence ATGTTCATGGCGATTTCCGAGAATCTGGCCCGCAAACGGCTACAGGTCACCGGCGTGGTGCAAGGCGTCGGGTTTCGGCCCTTTATCTACCGGCTGGCCCGGCGGCATCACCTGGCCGGTTGGGTGTGCAATACGTCCCTTTGCGTGGAAATCGAAGTCGAAGGCTCCCCCGCGGCGGTGGCCACGTTTATCGGCGAACTGCAACACCAGGCCCCGGCCCTGGCCCGTATCGAGGCGGTGGTGAGCCAGGCCACGCCGCCTCAAGGGAGCCAAGGCTTTACCATCCGGGAGAGCCGGCACCTTAAAGCTACCCAGGCCCTGATCCCCGCGGACGTGGCTACCTGCGACGACTGTCTGAACGACATCACCGACCCCTTAAACCGCCGTTATCAGTATCCTTTTACCAACTGCACCAACTGCGGCCCCCGGTTCACCATCATCCGGGAAGTGCCCTATGACCGCCCCCACACCACTATGGCGGCCTTTGAACTGTGCCCCCAATGCCGGGCGGAATATGAGGACCCCGAGGACCGGCGCTTTCATGCCGAACCCACCGCCTGCCCCCTTTGCGGCCCCCTGGTCTGGCTGGAACAGGGTGAGAAGCGCCTGGATGAGGAAGCTATCCTCGCCGCGGCCCGGCTGCTCAAAGATGGCAAGATTGTGGCCGTCAAGGGGCTGGGGGGCTTTCACCTGGCGGCCGACGCTAGCGTTGACGCGGCCGTCCAAAGCTTAAGGGCACGCAAGGGCCGGGTGGCCAAACCCTTTGCCCTCATGGTCCGGGATTTGACTGAGGCTCAGCGCCTGTGCCATTTAGGCGAGGCGGAACGGGTCCGGTTGATCTCCCGGGAGCGCCCCATCGTCTTGGTCCGCCGGCGGGACCAAAGCGGCATCTCGCGCCACGTGGCCCCGAACCATAAGTACCTGGGGCTTATGCTGCCCTACACGCCCCTGCATTTTTTGCTCATGGAGCATGCCCCCGCTCTGGTGATGACCAGCGGCAACTTGAGCGAAGAGCCCCTGGTTTATGGTAATGATGAGGCCCGCAGCAAACTAAAGGGGATGGCCGACGCCTTTCTGATGCATAACCGGGACATCCAGGTGCCATGTGATGACTCCGTGGTCCGGCCCGTGGTCGGCGGCGCCGCCATTTATCTGCGGCGGGCCCGGGGTTTTGTCCCGGACCCTATTTATCTGCCCCTTGACTCAGAACCGATTTTGGGGGTAGGGGCTGAACAAAAGAATACTTTCTGCGTGGCCGCTCAGGGAGTGGCGTTGCTCAGTCAGCATATCGGCGACCTGGACAGCGTGGAGACCTTCGACTATTACCAGCGGGCCATCACCCATTTTAAGGCCCTGTGCCGCCAGGACCCGGTGATCGTGGCGCACGATCTGCACCCGCATTATCTCAGTACCCGTTATGCTAAAGGGCTGACCGGGGTGCGGCTTATCGGGGTGCAGCACCATCACGCCCATATCGCCGCGTGTCTCGCGGAAAACCGCCGCACCGACAAATGTATCGGCATCGCCCTGGACGGCACGGGCTACGGCGAAGACGACACCGTGTGGGGTGGCGAACTCCTGGTGGCGGATCTGGCCGATTTTACCCGGGCCGGTCATCTCGCGCGCGTGCGCCTGCCGGGTGGGGAAGCCGCGGTCAAAGACCCCAAGCGCATGGCTGCAGCCTACCTGTATGCCCTCCATGGCGACGACTTTTTAAGTCAGGCCGGGCAGCTAGGGATAGATTTCGTTCCCTTGGAAGCCCGTATTCTGCACCGCCAACTGGCCGAGGGGCTCAATTCACCCCTCACCACCAGCGCCGGACGCCTCTTTGACGCGCTGGCCGGGGCCCTGAACGTCTGCCGCACCCGGACCTACGAAGGCCAACCCGCCATGGAACTGGAAATGGCCGCGGATGAAAACGAAGACGGCTTCTACCCCGCGGCCGTTCGTGCTCAAGGTGATGTCCTGGTCCTGGATACTCATGCCATCTTCGGCGGTGCGGTGACGGACTACCTGGCCGGCGTTGCCACCGCCGCCATTGCGGGCCGTTTCCATAATTCCCTGGTGCGGCTCCTGGCCGACGCCTGCGACCTGGTTCGGGAGCGGACCGGGCTTAACCTCGCGGCCCTGTCCGGCGGGGTGATGCAGAACGCCTTGCTCTTTAGCCGGCTGCACCAGACCCTTGCAGAACGGGGCTTTGAGGTGCTGACCCACACCCTGGCGCCGCCCAACGACGGCGCCATCGCCCTGGGCCAGGTGGCCGTGGCCGCGCAAAGAGAGGGGGAAAAGGCGAAAAGGCGAAGAGGGAAAAAGGAATGA
- a CDS encoding PAS domain S-box protein — MEAADLRKDSECSTGSLRILILEDMASDAELMTYELRQARIDFSYRRVTDREQFLAALDEEKPDVILSDFHLPGFDGLEALALAQARYPEVPFIFVSGAMGEEVAIESLKRGATDYVLKDRLSRLGPAVQRALREAEERLERRQAQAALRDSEAQFRLLLKNIPAVVYKGYLDYAVDFVDGKVEEITGYSKNNFDSRKVRWSDVLLQEDLPGFKEAFREGLKGSKSYIREYRVKRKDGEVIWIQDRGQIFCGPDGGVDYIHGVFFDVTERRQVQEALRESENRFASFMRYLPGIAFMRDIQGRYLYVNETWEKVRQRQLQSVVGKVFNEVWPAEKVAQLNEGDRRVLTRGEPVQNIEEISQDDGAHIWLVNKFPILDKDGKPIIIGAVGIDITRRRRAEEALWDSEQRLRFLTSQLLTAQERERKRISMELHDELGQSLAVLKLQIRAIERGLDEGQLDLRVECRELLEYLDGVIDNVRRLSRDLSPAILEDLGLQSALKYLINGVSKHYTVSHSFEVEDLDQLFTSDAQIIIYRIFQECLTNISKHADASQVSIAIRKKDDLVSIVLEDNGAGFDPRQISARRVAGRGLGLAALNERARMLGGTLDIRSQPGTGTKVTCIIPIGHPYESIDR; from the coding sequence ATGGAAGCGGCTGATCTGCGCAAAGACTCAGAGTGCAGTACGGGGTCCCTGCGTATTTTAATTCTCGAAGATATGGCTAGCGACGCCGAACTCATGACCTATGAGTTGCGGCAAGCCAGGATCGATTTTTCTTATCGGCGCGTCACGGACCGGGAACAATTTCTCGCCGCCCTGGACGAAGAAAAGCCGGATGTGATCCTTTCCGACTTCCACCTGCCGGGGTTTGATGGCCTGGAAGCCCTGGCCCTGGCCCAGGCCAGGTACCCCGAAGTACCCTTCATCTTTGTCTCTGGAGCCATGGGTGAGGAAGTCGCCATCGAATCCTTGAAGCGCGGGGCCACCGACTACGTTCTCAAAGACCGCCTCTCCCGGTTGGGGCCTGCGGTCCAACGGGCCCTGCGGGAGGCCGAGGAGCGCCTGGAGCGTCGCCAGGCCCAGGCCGCGCTGCGAGACAGCGAGGCACAATTTCGCCTCCTCCTCAAGAACATCCCGGCCGTGGTGTATAAAGGCTACCTCGATTATGCGGTGGATTTTGTCGATGGGAAAGTGGAGGAAATCACCGGTTATTCCAAGAACAACTTCGATTCCCGGAAAGTGAGGTGGTCGGACGTCTTGCTCCAAGAAGACCTGCCGGGATTTAAAGAGGCCTTCCGGGAAGGACTGAAGGGTTCCAAGTCCTACATCCGGGAATACCGGGTCAAAAGAAAAGACGGAGAGGTCATCTGGATCCAGGATCGGGGCCAAATCTTTTGTGGTCCGGATGGCGGGGTGGATTACATACACGGCGTGTTCTTTGACGTCACCGAACGCCGGCAGGTTCAAGAAGCCTTGAGGGAGAGCGAAAATCGCTTCGCTTCCTTTATGCGCTACCTCCCCGGCATCGCCTTTATGCGTGACATCCAAGGGCGTTATCTCTATGTCAATGAAACCTGGGAGAAGGTTCGGCAGCGCCAACTTCAATCCGTGGTTGGGAAAGTCTTCAATGAGGTGTGGCCGGCCGAAAAGGTCGCACAATTAAATGAAGGCGACCGGCGCGTTCTCACCCGGGGCGAGCCGGTGCAGAATATCGAAGAGATTTCTCAGGATGACGGCGCCCATATCTGGCTGGTCAATAAATTTCCCATTCTGGACAAAGACGGCAAACCCATTATCATCGGCGCGGTGGGCATAGACATTACTCGGCGGCGGCGAGCCGAAGAAGCCCTGTGGGACTCGGAGCAGCGGCTGCGCTTCCTCACCTCCCAACTCCTCACCGCCCAGGAGCGGGAACGGAAACGGATTTCCATGGAGCTGCACGACGAGTTGGGCCAGAGCCTGGCGGTCTTGAAGCTGCAAATCCGGGCCATTGAACGTGGCCTGGATGAAGGTCAGCTGGACTTAAGGGTGGAGTGTCGGGAATTGCTTGAATACCTGGACGGAGTGATTGACAATGTTCGACGCCTGTCCCGGGATCTGAGCCCCGCCATCCTGGAGGACCTGGGCCTGCAGTCGGCCCTGAAGTACTTGATAAACGGGGTCAGCAAGCATTATACGGTCTCCCATTCCTTTGAAGTTGAGGATTTGGACCAGCTCTTCACCTCTGACGCCCAAATCATTATTTATCGCATCTTTCAGGAATGCTTGACCAACATCTCGAAGCATGCCGACGCCAGCCAAGTCTCCATTGCGATACGCAAAAAAGACGACTTGGTTTCCATTGTCTTGGAAGACAACGGCGCGGGGTTCGATCCGCGCCAAATTTCGGCCCGCCGGGTCGCCGGTCGAGGTCTGGGACTGGCCGCTCTCAACGAACGGGCCCGGATGTTGGGCGGGACTCTGGATATCCGGAGCCAGCCCGGGACCGGCACCAAGGTGACCTGTATTATTCCCATCGGTCATCCTTATGAGTCGATTGACCGTTGA